The Oryzias melastigma strain HK-1 unplaced genomic scaffold, ASM292280v2 sc02346, whole genome shotgun sequence DNA segment TTGCTCTTTAATGTTTCTCAATAAAAAAGGGATCTTTTAATCTAGGAAAGGAGAAAGAGAGCTTTGACTAACCAGTTTTGGTAAACATGATTACATCATGCCTGTCACATCTTCTTCCTCAAAGTAAATCATAAATCATTTGATAAATGCGGTTCATAAAAAAGTCGATTTCATTTTCTTCCAGAGAACAATGTCTTATGTAATGCTGCATGTCGATGATTGACAGATGNNNNNNNNNNNNNNNNNNNNNNNNNNNNNNNNNNNNNNNNNNNNNNNNNNNNNNNNNNNNNNNNNNNNNNNNNNNNNNNNNNNNNNNNNNNNNNNNNNNNNNNNNNNNNNNNNNNNNNNNNNNNNNNNNNNNNNNNNNNNNNNNNNNNNNNNNNNNNNNNNNNNNNNNNNNNNNNNNNNNNNNNNNNNNNNNNNNNNNNNNNNNNNNNNNNNNNNNNNNNNNNNNNNNNNNNNNNNNNNNNNNNNNNNNNNNNNNNNNNNNNNNNNNNNNNNNNNNNNNNNNNNNNNNNNNNNNNNNNNNNNNNNNNNNNNNNNNNNNNNNNNNNNNNNNNNNNNNNNNNNNNNNNNNNNNNNNNNNNNNNNGATATACCACATTTCCTGACAGAATGACCAGGAGGAGATTAATTTCCCACCACTCTAGTCGACTGGAGCtgctattattttttcttgttgtctGTTCTTCATTGGGTGTGTCACTGGGCTGCTCCCGTTCATCATCTGTACCCTCACAGGGTTGCACCCTTTTCCTTCCACCCATACTTGAGAAAATTGGGGAAACACCCAACATGCGTATTTCTGCACCTATTGGCAGCATCCAGCCTCATACCATGACATTTCTTCATATTTCACAACATCTCTGCATGCTTTCTCCTACATTTTAAGTATTTGTAGTGATGTTTTGTGTTGTTAGATTCAAGCTTGTGAGAAAATGCTTGAGGATTCTGTAGGGTTGAAACATGATGTATGATACTGTTGTTTCCACAgaattccttcatttttttggcaaaaaaaaataaataaaaaatacaccatTTGTACCTGATATATTATAcccaataaaagtatttttttaatagatcaaaatatgacaacacatgatataTTGgagtagttttatttaattttcaattgTGGTacatgtaacaaaatggaaaataaaaacataggaagatcctaaaagcATGCTCCAAAGTTACTAAAAAATAAgcaatttgagaacaaaaattcttaaaaaagtaattaaacttgagacttggcctttggtccaacCATTGCTGGGATATGTGATACTTTACCCAGGGAGctatgacaataaaaaaatctaaaatcaagtaaaaactTTTGCTCGGGGGAAAATCCCAGGTGATTGTGCTCTAGAATTAATttagaaaagattaaaatactATCTGGCCTGACTcagttaaaacaattaattataacaaaaaacaaaacaaaaaaaaactacaatcaTAAACTTGTAAAACATAGACAGAACAAACTTGCACCATTTCCTTCCCAGCTCTGTTTATATTAACTGTTCAGTTATAAACTTTTTATGTCCTTCATCTGCACGTTCAAAATGTaattagatataaaaaaaaagtaaagcatgACAGGGCAGCTCTTTCcttacaacacatttttttgggatGTTGGGACATTACAGCAACTTCGGGTGGTTTACTCATCAACAAAACCTCAAGAATTTGATTCCTTTTAGTCACctcataaaaatgacttttatttttacagatgtCATTTCAACACAGGTCCCCTTTGAAAAAGGATCTGATCTCAATAGGAGTTATACTGAGTTATAATTAGAGAAAACAGTTATAATTAGAGAACGATTCAGATCTTGTAGTTCACTtcgactttcaaaataaaagccctctTGTTAGCCTGCAGATCAGTGCTGGAAGGATTGGCagataaaaggagaaaaggatgaataaaacaaaaacaaatgtaacaacAGAAGTATTTAAGcacctacaaaataaaataaaatatcaatttctccattttctcagtgaattaaaacatatttacaacTAACACTATCATTGAGATctaatatttttaaccaaatctcTGAAAGATGCAGCTGTAAAATCTTGAAACGGACTAATTTACTTTACAAACATGAATTAGAATTGAAGGTTAACCGATATCATTTGAAGTCATTCGGCTTCCTCAGTCATTCAAACTGTTGTAAGaccaaaataatttacattagTCTATTATTAACAATTCTATCAATTAACCAATGTTTGTAGTTACAATAACTATCGGGTCGATCTTTCTTATTTCTGTCAATTCTCTTCCTTGAAGTCAGTCATAAATCTTTTGAGTAATGCAGCTGACATAAGAACACACGTTATTTTTGACCATAACAAGATTACCACATGCAATTCTGCATGTTTGTGATCTGAGAATGATTGATAAGGAAAAaggaagagagagaaaaaaaaacaagattttctagAAGACCATCAGTATGGGGACTTTCAGGAGACTTCAAAGTTGATTggctcttttaattttatttttttttgcataattcaGTTGATGTAGCTCAGAATTCAAAAATTAACTTATCAAAAAACTTCTATTCATTGCTTCTGTGctgtttttctatattttttgtatgCTCGGGATTCTTTTTCCTGCTTAATTTATTTGtgaccaaaagaacaaaaatgaaaacatttgcttCAAAAGTGAATACAAGAATTGGTGTAAACGACACAGTCTGGTATGGAAAATGGAAACAAAGCTCTTATAGCtctaaatattttctgtcaaagtagtaaaaaaaagtaacaaataaataaaaaacacaccagTTATGTAAAGACTGATGCTAAACGAAAATACATGTGAATTGCATAAAGGCTTTCAAATTTGTTTCTGGGAAATAAATCGATTTATTAAGActgcatgtttttgcaaaaaatgtggacagtgtcagtgaaaaaaaagctaaaaatgtatgATTAAGACAGAATAAATACATCTTTTCTAAAACATCAACACCAAAATCAAGACATTAAATCCATTTCAAGTTttccatatttattaaaatagtagTTGAAAATGTtgtggttaaaaatgtaaatcttttaCAACACATCTCCGTCATAAAATATGTGTTAGATTAATACTGTCAAAATGATATTAAGAGATTGCTGATTTATGTTTATCTCCTTAAAAACCCAGAAGAAAGGAGGCCATTTTGCGACCCTGACAACCATTTCCTTCTAGTAAAATATTCTAACTTTTATGATGTGGATGCTGCACCATATATTAATTAAAGTTTATTGACCCATctcttgatttatttaaacatcaaacatgtttttgctctttccgtcaaataaaaattcaacattgtattaaagaaaaataaccaaaacactTTTGTCAGACTTTGCATTATGGTTTGTTAGGTCCCTGTCACTCTGTCTCCCTCTTCTGGTCATTTCTGGTAGTGCTTTCCTATGgcctctttctgttttttttttgttaagtctGCATAGGTGTACTGGGTTAATGGTGAGGACTCCTGACATACCTAGAACCATCTTTACTCACCTGTGCTGtatttaagaactttttttttttcttttttcttgtccCAGCCTCTACTCAATAGTCTTTCAGCTGATCTTTAGTGCTATTGAGCACAATTCCGGTCTGATTTTATTTAGTCTGATTAGTTTTCCAGCCTGGCCAAACTTTTGGAGAGCACTGAACACCTGCCATGCCAATTTCTGGACTTCACCTCATCAATAAAtcgttttctcaaaaaaaaatcttgtatttgttttatatatagtCATACTCcaacctgattaaaaaaatgtcacatttttcaatcattaaatgtatttttattgatgcaaaaaacattttaaattctgaaaaagATTACTAATGAAAATTTAGaaacatctttaaaagaaaagattgtGAGTAAATAggaaagaatgagaaaaaaaaagacgtctCAAAGAAATACAGCCAGAATGTTTCAGGACTGGGAGCACTGGTCTCTCCTGAGAGTCTCTGAGACTGCAGTCTGGGATCCTCTCTTGGCCTCACAGGTCACCTTCTCCCACTGGTCTGCAGAGAGCCTCAGGGTGCTGCTCCAGCTGTAGAGGCCGTCCTTCTGCAGCACCCCGGggctcctgctctcctcccagTTGCTGCTCTTAATGCAGCCGTCCACCTTCCAGGACAGAGTCCAGTCTGAGGGGAAGCCCTTGTTGGCCACACACATGAGTGTGGCATTTCcctgctgcttctcctccttGGAGGGGAGGAGCACGGTCAGGGATGGACTGGTGTCACCTAGGAGACACAAATCAACTCATCAGAAAGATTCTGTCAggtgtttttctgctccatcaGTCATTGATTCACACATTGTTTCACTTCCTTGAAGAAATCTCTCATGCAGATCAGCAACAAGAGAaacgtcagacagtttaacCTTTAATAGTTGAAtctgaaattttttttcaaaaccagcttgactattttaaaatgatttaactttgttagtaaatgtaaagctttttgtttaaaatagtacacaaatgtcacttttaattagtagggaaaaaaacaattataacatTACAAAACACCTCAAAAGGAGCCGATTGAATGTGCCGAAATGAagtacacacaaataaaaacaatacgCATAATGcaagttttaaattgttgtttggCATTACAAtacaaatgtaaagaatttaaagaagaaaCAGTTATTAGCCAATCATTTAACTTCAATTCATTTCACtgatttattattcattttttgattaCTTAAAACTtctttgggttttcctcaataataaaaattataacaaataaaaattatgctggtaatatttaaaaagtcataaacttaCTTCCAAACTCCAGTCTGGTTCCTCCACCAAAAGTCCACCACAGTgatacaaactggttgaagcatcgtacaaaaacctctgaCTGTACAGAGACACGCTCTCTGACTCTGAAACAAACAAGCTCAAATGATGACACAATTAATTTATATGTTAATTACTTTTGGTAGATTCATTGTAATCAAACTAAATAAGCAGTGATGCATTAGCAATGTTAGAATTAATATACAGAACCACCACTACTTTCCAAGAATAAATTAATGCATGTTAAATGGTAATGCTCTATGGAAATGCAACCACTGACTCCAACACGAACATGGATCATCTTCATCATTATCACGAATATCAAGAAactaaaagttacatttttttataaaaagtgttaTGTAGTATGGCGTCTTTGAGTCCTTTTGTTGTTcgagtttttatatttaattaacatGGAGAAACTTTGAGCCTTATGTAAACATGAACATAAatagcccaatgaggcaaattattttgtgactttgggctatgtaaataaaattgaattgaaattgaataaaTCTTCCTAATATTATCAGTTTAATTATGTTGGAGCATCAGTCAACATGACAAACAGGTTCTCTGTTTCTGAGCTGCTGGATCATATCTTTGATCATGACAGTGATCCTGAAGacacagagaaaaatgaatctgATAAGGATTTGAGTAAGAGGATCAGGATGACCCTCTAACCCagtcagcaaggccaagtgggccccacatggttcaaaagtgggcagagaatgtgggccccaattgggtttgtccgcagtttccgtggtggccccagctgtgtttgcccacattggctttgCTGTTCATTGAACTGTTTCATTCTCAGTTCAGTTTCTGATGGAGGTTTTTGTACGATGgtttttcactgtgtgaacacAGACTGACTGTTGATGTCATAGCCAGTCTCACAGTAATAAACTCCTGAATCTTCAGGCTGaactccactgatggtcagagtgtAATCTAATCCAGAGCTTGATCCACTGAAACGATCAGAAACTCCAGACTGACGATTGCTTGTagcataaattaaaaacttggGAACTTCTCCTTGTTTCTGAAGATACCAGTTGAAGTGGTAGCTAATACTTCTACTAGATTTACATCTGATGGAGACAGTCTGTCCTTGAACTACAGACAGAGCTCCGGGAGTCTGAGTCAGCAGTTCTTctgatgaagctgaaaacagaacaaaagagaaGAATTATTGAGACAAAATCATCTTGAAGAAAAACCTAGAAGAAGAATGTCAGTGCTGCTTGTTTGAAAGTCTCTCCATCATTGTGGAGAACCTGGTTGCTGCTGGAAGCAAAGTTTTCAGAAGAGAGTCTCACCCTGAACCAGGAGCTCCAGGGTGAAGAGCAGCAGAGTCAGTGACATCATCATTGTGCTGCGGGCGAGTCCGAGTCTCTGAAAGGTCTGGACAGCCACTGATCAACACTGAGCTTTAACTGCTGGAAGCAGAGAGGCAGCACACATATGCAAACACACTGAACCAGTCAGGAGCTGCTGTTCTACACATGTCACCATCATTCATACAAACTTATATTattataaacacacacaacaatattttctctctttaatAAAGATGTCTATATTGACTCTAAAGCAAAACCAAGTGTATTTAATTTTCCCAGAATGCAACAGACTGGAAGTGAAACATgtatagattttaaatattaccTGCAGAATCATTTGGgttaagttttcctttttaccatataaacccaaactattttataatcatcatttgaacctttaaaaaatatttttacatttcatacTTTATTGTGCCAACAAAACTGTgcttaaaaatgatttcataaTAATTTGGTCATTGTGTagcaaaattgagtttttgaaaaaagttgttaGGATAAATGTGATTCAATGTTTTAAAGTCACTTCTTTGGCTTTATGTGGGACAgaatatgataaatataaattaccacgtacagttggaagaggcttggttcaaaatgtcataaatctggtgaatctttctttcacagctctataaCAGCTCTATAAAAcatttggtgtcatataattctgcaaaatgcaattattaatttctcttccaATTTTGAAACACTTGGCACTTCCATAAATCAAAAGGGAAGCTGCTCATACaacactaccaaatccgagttccTGATTTGTTAAAGTTTAACCTGGTCAAACTTTTAGCTGGTTGTGCAGCTGCACGTGAACATGTGAGTTTTGAAtacagaagcccaaaatgctcatttacatccatttacattgacttttcattggaagtggtcgcttgaatgtACATTCGTGAGGGCGGTGCTT contains these protein-coding regions:
- the LOC112140409 gene encoding uncharacterized protein LOC112140409, which produces MSLTLLLFTLELLVQASSEELLTQTPGALSVVQGQTVSIRCKSSRSISYHFNWYLQKQGEVPKFLIYATSNRQSGVSDRFSGSSSGLDYTLTISGVQPEDSGVYYCETGYDINTYKLIVSSFELVCFRVRERVSVQSEVFVRCFNQFVSLWWTFGGGTRLEFGSDTSPSLTVLLPSKEEKQQGNATLMCVANKGFPSDWTLSWKVDGCIKSSNWEESRSPGVLQKDGLYSWSSTLRLSADQWEKVTCEAKRGSQTAVSETLRRDQCSQS